The DNA sequence CGATGATCGGCACATTCGACATTTTCCGGATCTGCGTGCACACCTTGAAACCATCTTGGTCCGGTAGGCCCAGATCGAGCAGAACGGCGTCGGGGCCGTCAGCGACGAGCTCCAACGCCTGTTCGCCGGTGCGGGCGCAGGCGACCTCCAGGCCATGCTGGACCAGAACGGCGCGCAGGGCGCCCATCACCCTGCTGTCGTCCTCAACAATCAACAGTTTCATCGGAACTCTTCACCGACAGGCGGTACCCCGTCCGCACGGTTGCGTCTCGCCGATGCCGCCGCGGCTCGCGCCGATGGTCCCGCTGATGCGGGGGCGTGCCTGTCGTTGAACACTGGTTCCCTGGCGTTGTGCCGGTCCCGCCCCCCGGGGGCAGCCACGGAAAAGTCGCGGTCCCCGATCGCGTTCGCGTTGAGACTGCTCCCACCCGCACCCGACGAAGACGCCCGGGTCGACGATGCTTCACAGTCGACACCTCATTCTTCGTCAAGATCATTAGAACGCCGATGTCTTTATACTGGAGTGCACTGCCGGTGTCCAGGGCTGGCGTGAGCTGCGCACCCGCCGCGGCAGCGGGCTCCAGGGAGTTACGATCTTGTAAACGGTAGGGCGCCGGGTTTCGGCCGGTCGGGGTGGTCGATAATCTGCGGGTGTCGGCCCGTTGGGCACGTCGTGTCTTGAGCCATCCCGCATTACCGGAATCTCCGGCAATCAGCTGAACCTGCTGCGGTCGGAGTTGTATCCACTGCGGATCGCCGGGCGTTAGGGCCGGCCGCACGCCCGACGCGGTGGGCGTCGGCAGCGTGGGGCGGGTGTGGGCCGACCGCCGGTGCCGGAAGTCGACCGGCTGGTGGTGACGCCTTCGTGTCCGGCAAGGCCCGACGGAACACGATCAGGGCGACCGTCGCCTCCGACACCGACGCTGTGGTGCGGCAGATGTCGGCCCGGACGCCTGGCTACAGCCCTCGCTATTGCACACAAGGTCGCTATAGGACGAGTTGGCGCAGCGCGGCGATATGACGGATGCACCGGGTCCACCGGCATGGCTACAACTGGCCACGACACAACCTAATCCCGCCGCGCATGAAGTAACGTGCGTGACGGTAGCGGCCGCCGGCGCCGTCACGCAGAGCCGCACGCTCATGCCGACGCACGTGCATTGGCCCAATGCCTACGGCGACTCCCGCAACGGCCAGATCTCGACGACGCCCCGCGCGACCGCGCATGGTGTTTTCGACACGAGCTGGATGGCCTCCTCCATCGTCGCGGCTTCGATGACGGCGAACCCGGCCACCGGGAGGGCAGCGGACATGAAGGCTTCGTGCGCCACGGTCACGCCTGCCCCGTCGTGGTTTCGCACCTGCACGGCCGCGCCGGCAATCCCCACATCGGCTCCCGCCGCACGCAAGCGCGCGTCGTGCGCGTGCGCCTCATCACGTACCGCCACGTCGGTGCGGTCGTAGCCGGCCTGGTCGCCGTATCCGATGGTCACGAACTTGGCCATAACGGATTCCCTTCTCTCGTCGTACGGACTGCTTGAAGGGTGTTCATGGGTCGTCTTCTTCACGGCGGGTCAGGCGGCCGGCCCACGCCAAGCGGTCGAGAGACATGACCACAGAGCAGGCCAGCTTGCTCAAGCCTTGGCCGACGCAGCCGATTGCGGATTGCAACCAGTTCGCTGAACGTAACGTAGTCTGCTTGCAGTATGCAACCAGTCTGCCGATTCGGGTTGAACGACCGGCCCCGACTACCCCTGGCGCCTGGGGACCGCGCCACGGTCATCACCACGGACGGTCGGGTCACCGAACCACTCGGGCTCGTGCGGCTCGACGCCGCGCTGCTGCAGATCGGGACGGGCCCGATCAGACCAGGCGGACGCCGGTACGGGCTTCGAGCAGGCTCATGAGCTCCTGCTGGAACGCGGGGTCCTGCGTCGCGGGATGTGGCCGTTGGGTCTCACGCTGGTGCCAGTAGCCGCCGGTCGGCGGGATGGCGTCGTGGGTGGCGAGCCAGACCTGTGTTTCGTGCCCGGCGGTCAGGTCGTCCGGCGCTGCGGCTCCACCCATCCGGGTCGGCACCCAGCCGGGATCGACCGCATGGGCGACGGTGCCCTCCCACCGGGTCGCGAATGCTGCGGCGAGGGCGGTGACGTAGAGCTTGCTGTCGGAGTAGGTCACCTGTCCGCGGTCGATCCGGCCCAGGTCGGCGGACCCTCCGCGGTGCATGGAACTGGAGAGGTAGATCAACCGGGCGGGCTTGTCCATCAGCGCCGTCAGCACGAAAGGGGCGACCGCATTCACCGCGAAGACGTCCGTCGGGCTCATCGTGCCGGCGTTGTGGATCACCGCATCGAACCCCCCGTGCGCGTCCGACTGGGTGGCGACGGCACGGGTCTGCTCCAAGTCGGAGAGGTCACCGCCGATGACCCCGGCCCACTCGCCGTCGCCTGGAACCGGTCTGGTGGCGTCGCGGACGTGGATCACGACCTGATGCCCGTCCGTGGCCAGGGCGCGGGCGACGGCGAGGCCCAGCCCGGTCGACGCCCCAGTGACCAGAATCCGCATCCGCTTCCTCCTCGCTTCCCGGGTATCCAGTCAACCCGACGACCTGACGACGAAGGGTGCCCTGCCGGTACACCCTTCGTCAGGGACTCCCACGCGCGTAGACGGCGGCTGACGCTGGACAGTGTGACCGACACTCCCGACATCCCGCGGTTCCGCTTCGCCCGGTTCCTGCCCGCGCTGCTCCTCCTGCTGACGGTGTTCGGGCCCATCTCGATGGACCTCTACCTCCCGGCCCTGCCCGCGCTGACCGAGGACCTGGCCGCGGCGACGTCGGTCGCGCAGCTCACCGTCACCGCTTGCCTGGTCGGCCTCGCCGCCGGGCAGCTCACCGCCGGCCCGCTCTCGGACCGGTTCGGACGACGCGGCATCCTCCTCATCGGCGTGGTCGCCTACGTGGTCACCTCCGCGGTGTGCGCGATCTGCCCGAACGTGGAGCTGCTGATCGCCGCCCGGCTCGTGCAGGGCCTGGCCGGCGGGGTCGGCATCGTCATCTCCCAGGCCACCGGCCGCGACATCTACTCCGGTACTTCCCTGATCCGCTTCTACGGGCGCCTGACCGTGGTCGGTGGGCTCGCTGCGATCATCGGCCCGTTGCTGGGCGGACTGTTGAACACCTTCACCGATTGGCGGGGCCTGTTCGTGTTCCTCGCCGTCATCGGCGCGGCCCTGCTCGCCATCTCCGCGTTCGCGTTCCCCGAGACCCTCCCGCCCGCGCGTCGCACCACGGGCGGGTTCGCCCAGACCGGCCGCGACTTCCGGGTGCTGCTCACCGACCGCGTGTTCCTCGGCGCCGTACTCAGCCAGGGATTCCTGTACGCCGCGCTGTTCGCCTACCTCTCCGGTGCGACGTTCGTGCTGCAAGGCATCTACGGCCTCTCCCCGCAGGGGTACGCGGCCGCGTTCGGCCTCAACTCCACCGGGTTCATGATCTTCGGATGGCTGGCCGGCCGCTCAGCCGAGCGGTGGAGCATCCGCGGAACCCTCGTCGTCGGCGTCATCGTCACCAGCATCGGCGCGCTCGGACTGCTCGCCTCGGGGCTCGCGGTCATGCCGTTGTGGATGGTGATCGTGTCGCTGTTCCTCCTCGCCGGGGGCGTCGCGATCAGCTCCCCGCCGGCCACGACCCTCGCCCTGGCCGACTACCCGCAGATCGCGGGCACCGCCTCCGCTCTGCTCGGCATGGTGCGTTTCGGGTTCGGCGGAGTCGCCGCGCCCCTGGTCGGTGTCGCCGGCGCCGCGACCATCCTCCCGCTCGGCCTGGTCACGACCGGGTCAGTGGTCCTCGCCGCCGTCGCCTACCTCGCCCTCGCCGCCCGCGGCCACCGCGGCGCGGCTGCGCTGCCCGATGCGGCACCCGTGACCGTGCCCGGCTCTTGACCACCGATCCGCCCGCTGGAAGGACCCTGCCCGTGACGCTCCACAAGAGCCTGCTCGCCGCGCCGGCGCTGATCCTGATCCTCGCCGGATGCACCGGTCCCGACCCGGCTGCGCCCACGAGCACATCGACCACCCCCTTCGCATCGCCCTCGTCGACTGCGCCTTCGGAAACCCTGTCTGCGTCGGAAGGGTCGGATGACGGGGTGATCGGCACGGTCGTGCGGTTCACCGGCGACAGCGCCAGCGTGGACGTGACGATCGACGTGGACACCCCGGCGATCCGCGACTTCCTCTCGATGCTGCCGCTGACCGTCGACCTGGAGGAGTTCAACGGTCGCGAGAAGATCGCCTACCTGCCCCGGGAGCTCGACTATGAGGGCACACCCGGCTTCGACCCGGAGGACGGTGACCTCATCTACTACACGCCCTGGGGCAACCTCGGCTTCTATTACAACACCGAAGGGATCGGCTACTCCGACTCCACGCTTCGCATCGGCAGCTACGACGCGACCCTCGATGAGCTCAACCAGCTCGAAGGACCCGGCGTGCGGATCGAGGTCGTGGATTGACCCGCCCAGCCGCATCACAGGCCGCGCCGGCGCAGGCGGAGAGAGGACGTCACCTCCGACCGATAGCACCAGCCCGCAACGTACGGTCTTTTGCTCGATTTTCGCTCCGGCCTGCTTCGCTGAGGCCTGGGCGACGCGAACAACCATGAATGCCCGGAGGAGACGAATGCGACACAGCGTGTGGACGGGATCGGCCCTGGCCGTCCTGCTGACCGTCAGTGCGGCCGCGTGCAGTAGCGGGAACGAGGCGGGTCCCGTTCCAGACGCGGGACCTGTGGCGACGGGTACGGCGAGCAGTTCTCCGTCCGCGAGACCTGACCTTGACGCAGGAGAGGAACTGGCACGTGGCATAGACGTACCGTGGGGCCTGGCGTTCCTGCCCGACGGCGACGCGCTGATCGCCGAGCGTGACACCGGCCGGATCCTGCGCCTGGACCCTGGCGGTGGTGAGCCGCAGCAGGTCGCCGAGGTGCCCGGGGTGGCCGCGGCCGGTGAGGGCGGACTGCTCGGCCTCGCCGTCTCGCCGGACTTCGCCACCGACGAGCTGGTCTACGCCTACTTCACCGCAGCCGACGACAACCGGATCGTGCGGTTCCGGCTCGGCGGCGGTGAGCCGGAGGTGGTCTTCTCCGGCATCGCCAAGGCGAGCTACCACAACGGTGGGCGGATCGCGTTCGGCCCGGACGGCATGCTGTACGTCGGCACCGGTGACGCCGGGAACACCTCCCTTTCCCAGGACCCGGCGAGCCCCGTCGGCAAGATCCTGCGGCTCACCCCGGACGGCCAGGCCGCACCCGGCAACCCCACCGCCGGTTCCCCGGTCTACAGCCTGGGCCACCGCAACGTGCAGGGCCTGGCCTGGGACGCCGACGGCCGACTGTTCGCCACGGAGTTCGGGCAGAACGACGTCGACGAGGTCAACCTGATCGAGCCCGGCCGCAACTACGGCTGGCCCGAGGTCGAGGGCGAGGGCGACACCGCGGGTGACCGCTACACCAACCCCCTGGTCACCTGGTCCACCCGCGAGGCATCCCCGTCCGGCATCGCCATCACCGCCGGTACCGCCTACGTCGCCGCGCTGCGCGGCGAACGGCTATGGGTCGTCCCGCTCGACGGTGACCGGCTCGGCGAGCCGTCTGCCGAGCTCACCGACCGGTACGGGCGGCTGCGCACCGTGCAGGTGGCCCCGGACGGCGCCCTGTGGGTCACCACCTCCAACACCGACGGACGGGGCGATCTCCGCGACGGTGACGACCGCATTCTGCGCTTCCCGGCCCGGTGAGCCCAGCCGTGACCAACCAAAGGGCCGGCCTGACAAGGCGGGAAGCGGCCTCGGTGATGGCCGCGCCGAACGGCGCCCGTAGCCGGCACCGGCCCACGCGAATAGGCCAGCACCAACGGACTACCGTTGAAATTCGTTGATGGTCACCGGGTGCTTCCGACGCCGAATCGGGCGGGAGTGCCCCCTGGAAGATATCGTGGCTCGATCAGGGAAAGGTATCGCTGCAGAGTTCTACTATCGATGGCGGCGAGGATAAGCCCCCGATCTCCTGGGCCGTTTGGGAATCCCCGAAGGCGTTGGTGGTGCCTCGGTCCCGCGACGCGGTCCACAGAGGCCGTCGCCGTCCGGATTCGCCGCCGCTGCCCCGGCCGATTCCGGACTGACTCCTGAAGTGATGGTTGACGACAGTGGACGGGGACGACCGGCCAGACATGCATTGATAGGCTGCCATGTGTGACGGTGTCGCTACGGCCCGGAACGGTGCGGACCGGGGCGGAGTTCCTCGCCCGGTTGCGTGCCGTGCGATCCATGTCTGGTTTGTCTTACCGGGCGCTCGAGCGACGGGCCAGGATGGCCGGCGACCAGTTGCCGGCCAGCACCCTCGCGAGCGCCCTCAACAGGATCTCGCTGCCGTCCGACGATCTGGTCGCGGCCCTCGTGCGAGCCTGCGGCGGCGACCCGGGCACCGTGCGGGAGTGGGTCGAGGCACGCCGCACGTTGGCCCTGCCCGACGAGACCGCATCGGTGGCGGACCGGTCCGGCCGGCCACCGGCCCCGTCGACCGGACCGGAAGCCGGGGCACCGTCAGAATCCGGCGGGCCAGACACCGAGGAGCCCGGACACCGGCTCGATCCGCCCGCGGGGCAGCCGATGGTCCCGCGGCTGCTGCCACCGGATCTTCC is a window from the Polymorphospora rubra genome containing:
- a CDS encoding cyclophilin-like fold protein, whose protein sequence is MTLHKSLLAAPALILILAGCTGPDPAAPTSTSTTPFASPSSTAPSETLSASEGSDDGVIGTVVRFTGDSASVDVTIDVDTPAIRDFLSMLPLTVDLEEFNGREKIAYLPRELDYEGTPGFDPEDGDLIYYTPWGNLGFYYNTEGIGYSDSTLRIGSYDATLDELNQLEGPGVRIEVVD
- a CDS encoding YciI family protein, translating into MAKFVTIGYGDQAGYDRTDVAVRDEAHAHDARLRAAGADVGIAGAAVQVRNHDGAGVTVAHEAFMSAALPVAGFAVIEAATMEEAIQLVSKTPCAVARGVVEIWPLRESP
- a CDS encoding multidrug effflux MFS transporter, producing MTDTPDIPRFRFARFLPALLLLLTVFGPISMDLYLPALPALTEDLAAATSVAQLTVTACLVGLAAGQLTAGPLSDRFGRRGILLIGVVAYVVTSAVCAICPNVELLIAARLVQGLAGGVGIVISQATGRDIYSGTSLIRFYGRLTVVGGLAAIIGPLLGGLLNTFTDWRGLFVFLAVIGAALLAISAFAFPETLPPARRTTGGFAQTGRDFRVLLTDRVFLGAVLSQGFLYAALFAYLSGATFVLQGIYGLSPQGYAAAFGLNSTGFMIFGWLAGRSAERWSIRGTLVVGVIVTSIGALGLLASGLAVMPLWMVIVSLFLLAGGVAISSPPATTLALADYPQIAGTASALLGMVRFGFGGVAAPLVGVAGAATILPLGLVTTGSVVLAAVAYLALAARGHRGAAALPDAAPVTVPGS
- a CDS encoding SDR family NAD(P)-dependent oxidoreductase, producing MRILVTGASTGLGLAVARALATDGHQVVIHVRDATRPVPGDGEWAGVIGGDLSDLEQTRAVATQSDAHGGFDAVIHNAGTMSPTDVFAVNAVAPFVLTALMDKPARLIYLSSSMHRGGSADLGRIDRGQVTYSDSKLYVTALAAAFATRWEGTVAHAVDPGWVPTRMGGAAAPDDLTAGHETQVWLATHDAIPPTGGYWHQRETQRPHPATQDPAFQQELMSLLEARTGVRLV
- a CDS encoding PQQ-dependent sugar dehydrogenase gives rise to the protein MNARRRRMRHSVWTGSALAVLLTVSAAACSSGNEAGPVPDAGPVATGTASSSPSARPDLDAGEELARGIDVPWGLAFLPDGDALIAERDTGRILRLDPGGGEPQQVAEVPGVAAAGEGGLLGLAVSPDFATDELVYAYFTAADDNRIVRFRLGGGEPEVVFSGIAKASYHNGGRIAFGPDGMLYVGTGDAGNTSLSQDPASPVGKILRLTPDGQAAPGNPTAGSPVYSLGHRNVQGLAWDADGRLFATEFGQNDVDEVNLIEPGRNYGWPEVEGEGDTAGDRYTNPLVTWSTREASPSGIAITAGTAYVAALRGERLWVVPLDGDRLGEPSAELTDRYGRLRTVQVAPDGALWVTTSNTDGRGDLRDGDDRILRFPAR